From one Anopheles bellator chromosome 1, idAnoBellAS_SP24_06.2, whole genome shotgun sequence genomic stretch:
- the LOC131206328 gene encoding amyloid protein-binding protein 2-like, giving the protein MISELFQTMHKARFSGIRIVPENSPSLQQQCVRAFVEGLLRAERGSEQVMQQLQLLPAPLLTSILDRMCSYPQLRGTLRAELTDPVTFMKLFNGYAPDQGTLEKCLREAALGGRPQVLKDLANRYCDMLRTVTAETSDGAAAAITIMGRVLETLKFGDYLCEAGWCRSAVEVLTVTEELVSLLDTHRGTSPRHLAAKCRVQLLRAQIGACQTGRAASTVEKLLSFVHATEQRRLDGSPPTGTLLVKVFLQLGSYYYYVHDLSRCHFWALRALATLDASAESTPAAAGDVIEVLQLIAQFCIAKERHDLGNMLISQAVRRARTHYGSLHRRYADVLQQYGFALLRMNATGPATTAFTECLDIVGRVYGLLSPHAVVLEGYLAHCLYLRSHTTGRFDMALRHADAALDLARQLMPTSRLIRRQLEATRELILRGPDRNRATKESAPARERDFRPFTLHEIREKFFELDSSFEREAASTTAATNLLVC; this is encoded by the coding sequence ATGATCTCGGAACTGTTCCAAACGATGCACAAGGCCCGCTTCAGCGGCATCCGGATTGTGCCGGAGAACTCGCCctcactgcagcagcagtgcgtgcgtgcgttcgtcgAGGGCCTGCTGCGGGCCGAGCGGGGCAGCGAGCAGGTGAtgcagcagctccagctcctGCCGGCCCCGCTGCTGACGTCGATCCTCGATCGGATGTGCAGCTATCCGCAGCTCCGCGGGACGCTACGGGCCGAGTTGACCGACCCGGTGACGTTCATGAAGCTCTTCAACGGATACGCCCCGGACCAGGGCACGCTCGAGAAGTGTCTGCGGGAGGCGGCCCTGGGCGGGCGACCGCAGGTCCTGAAGGACCTGGCCAACCGATACTGTGATATGTTGCGCACGGTGACCGCTGAAACCAGCGATggggcggcagcggccatcaccatcatgGGCCGCGTGCTGGAGACGCTCAAGTTCGGCGACTACCTGTGCGAGGCCGGATGGTGCCGGTCGGCGGTCGAAGTGCTGACCGTGACCGAGGAACTGGTGAGCCTGCTCGATACGCACCGCGGTACGTCACCGCGCCACCTGGCGGCCAAATGCCGCGTGCAGCTGCTGCGCGCCCAGATCGGCGCCTGTCAGACGGGGCGGGCGGCCAGCACCGTCGAAAAGTTGCTGTCCTTCGTTCACGCAACGGAGCAACGGCGTCTGGATGGCTCGCCGCCCACCGGCACCCTTCTAGTCAAGGTGTTCCTGCAGCTCGgcagctactactactacgtgCACGATCTCTCCCGCTGCCATTTTTGGGCACTGCGCGCCCTCGCGACGCTGGACGCGAGCGCGGAGTcgacgccggcggcggccggcgacgTGATCGAggtgctgcagctgatcgCCCAGTTCTGCATCGCGAAGGAGCGCCACGACCTTGGCAACATGCTGATCAGCCAGGCGGTGCGGCGGGCCCGGACCCACTACGGAAGTCTGCACCGCCGCTACGCGGACGTCCTTCAGCAGTACGGGTTCGCGTTGCTGCGCATGAACGCGACCGGGCCGGCGACCACCGCGTTCACCGAGTGCCTGGATATCGTCGGCCGCGTTTACGGCCTGCTCAGCCCGCACGCCGTCGTCCTGGAGGGCTACTTGGCCCACTGTCTCTATCTGCGGTCGCACACCACCGGCCGTTTCGATATGGCGCTCCGGCACGCCGATGCCGCCCTGGATCTGGCCCGCCAGTTGATGCCCACGAGCCGACTGATCCGCCGCCAGCTGGAGGCGACCCGCGAGCTGATCCTGCGCGGACCGGACCGTAACCGGGCGACCAAAGAGAGTGCACCGGCCCGCGAGCGGGACTTTCGTCCGTTCACGCTGCACGAAATCCGGGAGAAGTTCTTCGAGCTGGACTCGTCGTTCGAAAGGGAAGCGgcatcgacgacggcggccacgaacCTGCTGGTGTGCTGA